Genomic window (Musa acuminata AAA Group cultivar baxijiao chromosome BXJ1-9, Cavendish_Baxijiao_AAA, whole genome shotgun sequence):
AAACATTTGGGGAGCCGCTGCTTACAAGTGGCCAACCATGATGATAGGAGTGAATTGGATGGAGACTTGCACCAAGTAGAATGTGTGTGTGTATTATCCCCCTATTGTTTTGTGTCCAAACCAATGGATGTTTCAGACAAAACCGGCAGTAAATTTTGCTTATGGACAAGCACTGATCATAAGTTCCACTATGACGGCAAACATCTTTATGACATTATGGAGAAGATGTACATGAGCGGTTTGCATAGCTCAAATTAATCGTTCTCAATGAGATCAATTAGAACATACACATACCAAAGAATGAGATTAAAACCATATGTCCAGTGTTGAGGAAGGACAGAGATAGCAGAGAAGAAATGATTGGAGGAGTGCTTGAGAATGTTTTCCTTCTCTTGTTTTTATTTTGCTTCGATCatcttttgcctccttttggcccCCAAACTTCCCATTTCAAAGCTGCTGTTGCAACCAGATGTCGTCCACGCTCCACAAGCTCTCCCCCCATCCGCCGTGGTCGAAGTCCGGCAGGTCCGGGCATGCGTACCCGCCGGGGCTCGGTAGCCGAGCTTCCTGAATCCAGTCGACGACGGTGTCGTCGCCGGCCTGAGTCTCGCGGCTCCCCGTGAAGCTCTCGGAGACGAGAGGCGATGAGAACAAAGAGTCGGTCGTGTTTTCTGGTGCAGGCTGGGCGATTGGGTGGACGGGCTGCATGGGAGCCAGTGGAGCTGCAGCATTCTGATGCATGGCGGCGAAGGAGTTGATGGAGGCCTCGCGGATCCTCTCGACGAGGCGAGGCATCCATACGTACCGCATGATGTCCTTGAACTGCTTGCTGTTCACGTCGCACCGCAGCTGCTTCGCGTGCTTCTGCACCCTGgtcctccagtagttcttgatctcgttgtcggtcctCCCCGGCAAGTGCTGCGCTATCTTCGACCACCTGCGTCACACAGTTGATGGTGATGGATCCCTCCTCCCCCCCGAAGGACTGGATTAATCAAAGGAGTAAAGCTCACCGGTTTCCCAGACGAGAGTGGAGCTCGAGGATGAGAAGTTGCTCCTCGGGGGTGATGTTGCCACGCCGGACATCAGGGCGGAGATAGTTGAGCCATCGGAGCCGGCAACTCTTGCCTGTTCTTCTCAGACCTGTTTACGGAAATCAAACAAAAGGTCGAGGGGATGAACCGAACTGCATACTTCTTTCGACCAAAGCCATGCACATGAAGAACAGAATACAGCAGCCAAGAGGCGATCGATGAGCTGAACTCCACACCTGCGCAACGAGCAAGGGAGTTCCATCGTCCCTCGCCATGGGTAGTGACATAATTCATCAGTATAAGGTCCTCATCCACAGTCCAAGGCCCTCTTCTCAGGTCCATCCCCTCTTCGCTTTGCCGCGTGGCAGAGTTGCAAGGCCTTCCATGAAGCTCCATTCTGCCTCTCAGACCGACGCTTTAAGAGTGTAGTATAtcgaaaggaagagagagagagagagagggagagggagagaaagaGAGGTCGATACGATGAGATCTGGAGAGAATAGGATTGGGTTGGAACTATTTGATCCAAGACGTGGCGTATTTATAGGCAAAAGAGAGAGGCGCAATGACATTGGTTTCGGCCACTCAAAGCCAAAAGAATAGGCTTTTCACAGTATCAAACCGTGTAACGAGGGCTTTGCAGTTTGACtttgctttctcttcttcttcatttcctcctcttcTCTGTCACAGTCAGATGCctgccctcctctctctctctctctgtgttctcTTCAAGTGATTCTGTGTCAGCTGCATGGAGTTGAGAAACCGATGGGTGAGAAAAGTAGTAGAGCAGGCTGCTTCTTTTGCTGTTGTCCACTGTGAGAGAATTGGGTGTAGTGCATTAGGATATCAAGTGATAGGATTTGATTTGGTCACGTTTTCAACGTTAGGCAGTCTCCGGACGGCATGGATATGGATTAGAGGGCTACGTGGCCTCCTTCTCCGTGATTTCTGTTCAGGTGAAGGCTATGATATGATTACAACATCGAGCTCAATGTAATTATTCTGCTTGACTTTTATGAACATCGAGGGCCACATATTTTCTAAGCAACAGATGGCTGTGTATCGGGTTTCACATTCTCGAGTAGATTGATGAAGAATGTGTCTTGAGTTTGGTCTCCTTCTATTACAACTTGTTTGATCAAGTCTTAGTTAAACACATAAGCTTACGGCTTGACGTTCTTTGTGATGatcttagttatatatatatatatcaaaaaaggAAGTGGACGTTGATGTATTAGGTTGTACGAACAATTTGTAGGTGATTGATGGGTATGAAAGCTCGGTGATGAACTATGTATACCACCAGTTGGCTATCTGTATGTTGTCTGGAATTGTATATACAGTAGTAGTTCAGGTTCTTTCCAACATGAATGAATGGGACAAGTGCTTTGGCTACCTACCTTTAAGGACAAAAAGGAAGACGACACACCATTCATTAGCCCACCTGTGGAGTGTCTGCTGCATCCTTTTTGGCGTCTGCACTTTAGGTTCAAAAGGTGCTCCGTTTCGTCTAAATGGCAATTGATGATGCACACTTAAGCACCTAATAAATGGATATGCAATTGACTTTTCCTGGCTTGATTACGTCCTCCATTATGCTTTGGATTAGCAAACAGGCACATTAGATCGACTTTGAGATATGTCACATGAAATTTTAGAGATAATAAATATTGTACTACACAACCTACCTATATCATTTTTACACtcaaagaaattattttttattaaataaaattgaaTTATATAAAATAGTATCTCCATATATGATATATGGTTTCCTAATGAACAAAATATTTAACTCTCTATTGTCCTTTTATGCTCATAATGAGCAAAAAAAAGATTGACTTTCATCGAAAAAAATTTTGTTCTACGtatcttaatatattttttatatgatgggactgaaataagatataaaataaaaaaaaatatttttattactcaTAATTTTGGTTTGAATTGAGATACGAGTATTTTTTATGCTTGAGAGAAATTTATAAGCAAAGAGATTATCTTTATAACCCTCGATCTTGACCATTGAAGCCATAGAGAATAATGTCATACTTACTTATTCATGTATATCTATATACAACGCATGCGTCTTTTACTTAATATTTAACAGTTGGAGGTAAGCACCTTTTTGAATGTGTTCATGGTGACTTTTTGTGCTTTCAAAATGCTTTTTGAATGCTTAATGGCCATCCCAAATGTGCCACTTTATCATGTTTCTTTTTGACAAAGGTGAGAGATGGCCCTCCTTGTGTTTAGACCAAGATTTTCATTCTAGCTTAggagtacatacatatatatatatatatatatatattatagagcTTACAATTTAGAACATtgtcttattatttataattctttaaaaaataataaaaataatattttattattcataatacctctaatttttattttttttatttttatcctttCCCATAATTTTCGCCTACAAACACTACAATCACTTGCTCTCCTCACTACTCACACACTCTATTGGATAATTTACAAAAGCTTAAAATATGATATCTTTTAAGTTAATATAAGTGATTTAGAACATGATGTCTTCTGGGCTATTacaaaatatatataatgataaaaatattaaattattataataaatat
Coding sequences:
- the LOC135594274 gene encoding transcription factor MYB2-like; this encodes MELHGRPCNSATRQSEEGMDLRRGPWTVDEDLILMNYVTTHGEGRWNSLARCAGLRRTGKSCRLRWLNYLRPDVRRGNITPEEQLLILELHSRLGNRWSKIAQHLPGRTDNEIKNYWRTRVQKHAKQLRCDVNSKQFKDIMRYVWMPRLVERIREASINSFAAMHQNAAAPLAPMQPVHPIAQPAPENTTDSLFSSPLVSESFTGSRETQAGDDTVVDWIQEARLPSPGGYACPDLPDFDHGGWGESLWSVDDIWLQQQL